The following nucleotide sequence is from Mycosarcoma maydis chromosome 21, whole genome shotgun sequence.
AAGTGTGCGACTTTGTGGCACTCTGCCAAGCCAACGCCATTGCCAGATGCGGGcgggattcacgattgtgtaGACGATAGAGGCGCAAGGTCACATGGCGCGTCCTGTAGCGTCGAGTTGGTGCTGTTAACGTGGTGTGTCACTCGGATCGAGCCGAACTAGTTACTACGAAACGTGCTCAGCACAGGCAAGgagtcgagatggatgtATCGATTGATACTGTATATGCTAGATCAAAACACTGCAGCCTGGATCATAGTCGTCATCCCAGATTCGGTTAGGCCTGAGTTACTGCAAGAGTTTGTGCCGACGGAGCAAGCCGAAAAGCGCAGTTTCCGTGATTCCGACATATCCGCCTAATTTGACGTACGTACGTGGTATGTTACCCCGCATTCATCACTCGCccgccattcgtgattctctttctttctcgccataaatcacgaatccacccgtcaccaatcacgaaacgCCATAATCACCAAGCGGAACGCGAACGTGCGCAGGAAACCAGAGACGCCAATCCGGCACCAATTGCACTCTCAGACAGCCGCCGCATTTTATTAATATTTCCGCGGCTGGTTCACAGTCGGCGTGCGCTTTGTTATTTTATTTCAAGTTATTTTTATTATAGATAATCTATTCACCAGAGGAATGCAACAGctgacagtcacgagtgacaagtcgtgagtaacTGCGTTGGTTCTCTCACCCACCCAAAGGACAAGTGTGCTCTGTCACTATACATGCAAACAGCGCGTCCAAACACATCAGTGGGTTTTAGTCTTCTATACCAAGTCCAAGCATCTAAGCCAACCCCGTAATTGCGATTCGCAGCACTCGACGTTGGTCAATTTGCGACTTGCAACTTGTTGAGCCTCCCTTTCTTGGTGTGCCTCTCGGTCTGTGCGTGGATGCGGTTGAGCCGGATGCATTCCATCAACACAGGCACACAGGTTCGAGGTTACGAGTGTGTTTCCCCTCTCGCTTCATGGTCGAAAGAGTCACAGTGTGGTGAGTCAGTGCGCTTGGCCGCAAACGCCAACGACAACAGATCCACCCGCCTACTTTCCTAACCTCTTCAGGATCGCAGTCCCAAGCGTGCGCTAGTATACAGTTGACAGACGGCTCACTCACGCATCGAACTTCTGTCACGATCTTTGAActcgctcctcctccatcCTCGACCCCATCCTCGACCccatccaccaccatctcgacgcaTCCCTACTTCGCGCAAGACAGCAACTTCCTTCCGCATCAACCTCACAATGTCTGCCACCGGTCACCAGATGACGGCTACCACGCCCGTCACCTCTACCAACGCCAACGGTGCGGCTTCTACCCTCCACGGTCACACCAACCTCACCgacaacgccaacgccaatgGCAATGGCCATCACAGCTTTGATAACGAAAAGGCAATTGCCGCTCACCAGGCTCCCACTTACAACGGCGGTGGTGTGGGCGGAAACTACCTCAGTCGAACCTTGACCCCAGGCGGTCACTatgccgacgacgatctcctcgccatcgccaacagCCATAGGAAGATTGGTAATCCTCTCCCCCTTGGTGGTAAGTTGAATTCGCTGACACGCTTCTAGATCCAAGATGGCGCAGGTGCTGACACTTTCTTGAACCCTTTCCCGCTTTTCTTCGTCTACTCACAGTGTTCGGCTTCTCAACAACGACGCTTCTTCTGTCGCTGTACAACGTTCAGGTCCAAGGAATCAACATTCCCAACGCCGTACTCGGATTTGCGCTCACCTACGGTGGTTTGGCTCAGTTCCTTGCCGGTCTATGGGAGTTTGCTTCGGGCAATACCTTCGGTGCCACCGTATTCTGCTCCTTCGGAATGTTCTGGTGGGGTTACGCGGTCCTCCTCATTCCTTTCTTCGGCTTCATGGGAACCTACAACGGTCAACCGGGCATTTACGCCCAGGGCTCGCCTTACGCTGCTGAGGCCGACAATGCGATTGGACTCTTCCTCTGGATCTGGTTCGGTATCACCACCATTTACTTGGTAAGTTTATTTTCTTTAGAAAATCTAtttaaaaaaaaaaaaactaCATCCGACGCGCGTGACGACGGTCGCGAAACACTCATGACGTTTGGCTTGAAGCATCCTCGTTGCTGATACACGTCTGTTGCTTGTTGTGCCGTTGTTGTTGCAGATCGCATCCACACGAGGCTCGGTCTCGCTGTTTGTCTTGATCTTCCTGCTCTGGGTCACTTTTATCTTTTTGGGAGCACACGCGTACACTGGCAATGCGCACCTTCAGACCGCCGGTGGCGCTTTCGGCATCGCTACTGGTTTCGCAGGCTTCTACTTGGGAACCGCTAGCTTCTTGAGCCCCTACAACTCGTTCTTCACGCTCCCCGTCATTCCGCTCAGCAAGAGGGAGTGAGCTGCACATCCGCCTACAACCACCTTGGCTCTGCCAAGGCAGAATACCACCTATCTTTGATCGGATACCTCCCGCTTCCCAACCTCCACCCACCTCGCGCACTATTCTCGTTACTGGTTTCGTGTAACCGTATCGTTTCTGTTGGAATTCTACCGATGCATCCGTGTTTTCTTGCTGCGCTCACTGCGCACCACACGTGTGCAAGCATCGGTAATACAGCGACAAACCATAGCAAGTCGTGGCGAATCGTCCGTGATGAGCGTGAGAGCACCAAGAACAACCGAACGCGTACAATTTCAGTTGATTGTTGACGGTATAATGATGTGTGTATATGATGATCGCATTTTGGTTAGAGCGAGTGCGTGGTTGCTAGGCATTCAAAGATGGTCAGATGACAGTATTCGACAGCTCGATATGCCTTGGCAACTTGACAAAAGTATCACATCCATGGCCGTACAACGAGACAAGATCCAACGCCGAGCCGTTCTTCCAGTATTCGGCATAGATCCTCGCCATAGGCAGTCCATATCCTAAGCCAGCCAATGTACCTAAGCCGGACGCAAGACCCATCTTACCCATCTCTGCTAACGCGTCTCCGCCCGTGCCACCTACGGCTTGCATCGCATACGGCCCGCCACCAGTCtcctctgcatcctcgagcttgcttcCACTACCCGCCGTGGTAAAGGCGTAGCTGAACACGTGCGGGAGATTCAGAGGCGAGATGCCCGCACCCTGATCTCGAATTCGCAGCGACACGTGGTTGGCCGATTGAGCAATAGTCACAATCACCGGGGGCATTGAACCCGACGCTTGCGATCGAAAGTAATTCTCTGTGGTCGCCCGATACGAGTTTTTCAGGAGTTCGGTCATGACATATTCCAGATGGACAGGTACGCCGGTATACGTTACGTCTAGGTCACCTTCCAATATCAGTTCTGGTGCAGCGCCCAGCGTGCCTTCGCACAGATCGCGCACAAATGCAGCGCACATCCGCGTCATGCGTGCCGGACTGAGCTGCGTCTCGATAATTCCAACCGCCGTGGGACTGCCATACTCATGATGTCCCTGCTTGCTGGTTCCTTCGGCCGGCAGGTCTGGGTCGAGGCGGTAGTGCGCAGATTCGTGGTAGCTGTCATGGTGCGAAGCGTGGTtggtcgatctcggcgcCAGATGGCCTGAATCGTTCGACGTAGCCGAAAGTGCCAGATGCTGTTCGGCAATCATGCGAATCGCGATCCGAGAGTGAATTGCTGCATCGAGAAACGCCGAGATCTGACGTGCGTCCATATACTTTCTCGACTCTTGAAACCCTCTAGCTAGCGTCGGGATGTTTTGCGCATGTGCAGAAACCAGATCCTCGATGACGTCGGTAAATCGTTGGTTGTCCTCTTGCGTCTGAATCTGGCCGAACTTGACCAGAGTTTCGAAACTGGATGCGTAGAGCCGCGCGATTCTCGAGATGAACGGATTGCTGCCGACGATGAAAGGTAGCGCACGAAACCCGCCGACTCTCCTTGCTAGACGAATGGGCAGCTCTCGATGTGTATGTTGCGCCGAAAGCACAAGTCGTTCGGGTGTAAGCGCTTGCCCAGGCTTTCCGCCTTGCGCCATGAGCTGGCGCAGGGTGAGCGGCGCAGGTTGAAGCGAGAGGTAGTGAGTTAGAAGGTCCGGGGATGCGCCAAAGGTGGAGAAGGGAGAGgactcgatcgagatgctATCGCCGACACTGCTGACGAAGGGCTCTGGTGGTGGGTAATAGCGTTTCTCGCTTCTATGTGATGTGGATGCCAACGTACGAACATTTGGATTGCGTACAGAACCGAATCGTCTCCGGAGCATCTGGGCTCCAGAGCGGGCACGGAGCATGATTCAAACAGCGTCGACCGGTGTGGACTATGTGACAATGATACTTGAGAGACGCCTTGCCAGTTGATGTTGCTGCCGACGGTCAATGTGAATGCGCAACCAAAGCAAGCTGGAGACTCACAAACATCAATCGACTGATTGCACCGAGTCGATCGTGGATGGTACGTGCGCCGCTTCTCGTGCGGTTGATTTCTTTGACGCGTCTGACATTTTAACGCCTCAATTTACGCCATGTCTTTAATACGTGTGATTATCGTGTGCAAaataaatcacgaatattcgtcgacattcgtgattcacaatttcaCAATCTGTgaatttcacgattgcagcAAATGCGAAAGACAGACTCACACTGTGACTGGCTTAACGTTGAACAAAGAAAGCACCAAAGTGGATACAATCACAAAGTGGTGTtgttgcgtgttggtttcgcattcacattcatgattgccTCTCAACCAACAACTCCCATGTAGTCTGTCGTCTTTGTGCTCGTTCATCTCGAACCACATCCGCTCGCAGACgcagcgactcgactcCTCATATCAGCCATGCCGCCCGCCATCACGCCCACCTACTCTTTCCAGCCGATGGATCCAGTACCATCGTCCGAAGCTGGCGCTTCCACGAGCCACTTTCGCGCTTTCACCCGTACAGAACGTCCCATCGAGACAGTCCCCGATTCCGAAGGCGAAGAGATTTCCTCGGACGATGAGTATCAAGATCCACGCCTTCGAAgaccatcgccatcttcatccCAACAGCCCGTCGAGCCCGAGGAGTTTCACATCGGCGATGCCGTCTACCTTCCCTCTTCGTACCAAGCGCCGCTGGCCGGCGTCCTCACCCATCTCTGGACAGATGCTTCCGAACAGGGCAAGATCTTTGGCGTATGTCGACTCCTTCACTGGCCCGAGTGGATGTCGACCATGGCCAAAAAGCGCATGGCCGGCATCACAAGTCGACACGAGATCTACTATACCCACAAAGCCACCTCGCTCACCAAACGTAGAACAAAGACGAGCGCAAGATCAGGAAAGGAAGGCGACACGTTCGAAGCCGGTCCGTCCCTGCACGACTACTCGTtcgacgttgacgagaTCATCGCCAAGGTGCACATCCATTCGAGCCACGCTGAATGCGCCAAAGCGATCAAGGAGTCGTCTGCGCTTTCAGCTATTCATCCCAACCAGTCCGCCGAccaaacagcagcacctgaTGCAAACACAAACCCAAACTCCAATGCAAAGAGAAGGCCGACCAAGCCACACACACTGTACAAGAACAAATCTTTCCCAACCCATCTTTTCTGTGAACGCGCAGTGGATCCCAACAGAGAGCTCTTCTGGAGAATCGATTGGGCGAGATTGATCGAAAAGGGAAAGCTAGGCGCCGGCTGGGATCTCCACGACGATTCTTCCGACGTGGCCACATCGGAAGGTCAGGGCGTCAAGGATCTCGTGGAGCAAGTGCAGAAAGGCTCGCAGTTAGCTTCGGCTGAAACTGTCGATTCGCCATCCGCTTCTCGACGCCCACCACGAgcctctgcttcgtctGCCGCCGCTTCCGCAATCGACCTTGACTCTTCCAAGCCCAATCGTAGTCGTGCCACTGGCACACCATCGTCCATAGCCGACCTCAACGACTCGGCACCCAAACGACGACCTGGACGACCACGCAAAGAGGACTCGCTCTCTGCTGGCGTCGAAGCGCGCAAACGCACATACTCTCGCAAAAAGACAAACGGATTCGCCTCAGACTCGGATATTGTGTCCGACGACTCGTTTCAGAGTGGTGACGAGTTTCAAGTGGAAGACAATTTGCTGGTGAAAGCGATGCACCTCGATACGCCCGAATCGTCCGACAATGAAGGGTCGCAATTCAGCGCTCCACtcagcgatgccgagctcgatgatgacgacaatgACAATTGTGGCAAGACCTTCAATCTTACGCctcgcaagcgcaagctcCCGAAAGACGCTCCGCCAATGACCCCTTCTAAACGACGCGTGCTCTCCACTGTACACAGCATGTCGCTGGGATTGGCGAGCCCTGTGAAAGCACAGGCCACGCCTCGATCCAAAGCGCGATTGATGGGCCTCAAAGCGCGCAGTCTGCCTCACCCGACGTTGCCTGCACGACCACCCAAGCTGTCGCTCCTGCCGAGCCAAGAGGCGCAGACGCTCAGTGCGCACGACCGTGCGAAACGGTTGCTGCACGTTGGTGCCACCCCGGACCACCTGCCATGTCGCGAGGATCAGTACGAAGAGATCATGGCTTGCGTCGAAGATGCGGTCGAGGAAGGTATCGGTGGATGCGTCTACGTCTCAGGCGTTCCCGGTACTGGTAAGACGGCTACGGTACGCGAGGTGATCCGTGCACTCACGGCTCGAGCCGAACGCAACGAAATGAACCCTTTCTCGtttgtcgagatcaacgGTATGAAGCTCGCGGATGCCTCACAGGCGTACACGTTGCTCTGGTCGGCGATCTCCGGAGGACAGCGAACGTCGCCCAAGACAGCGCTTGGATTGTTGAGCTCGCACTTTGCACGCGTGGGTGCCAAGATGTCTGGAGCAGCTGGTGGAGCCGGTGTAGGCGCAGGTCCTGGTAGAGCAGCCACAGTAGTCTTGATGGACGAGTTGGATCAGTTGGTAACGGCGAGGCAGGATGTGATGTACAACATGTTCAATTGGCCCAACACACGCGGTTCGAGGTTGGTAGTGATCGCGGTGGCCAACACGATGGATTTGCCAGAGAGGACGTTGAATGCCAAAGTGGCGAGTAGGCTGGGTATGACCAGGATCACGTTTATGCCGTATACGGATAGGCAGCTGGTGGAGATCGTCAAGTCACGGCTGGGCATTTGCAGCCAAGAGACGGACGActcggcggtggtggacaAGGCTAGCATCGACAATGGGTGTAGCAAAGTTCTCAGTCTGGACGCGATCACGTACGTTGGCAAACGCGTTTCCAACGTCTCCGGTGACGCTCGACGCATGCTCGACGTCTGTCGGCGCTCGATCGAACTGGTAGAGCTGCAAGCGAAAGTTTGCGGCAGTTTGATTCCCAAACCCGTCTCGATTCTCGACATGAAATCCGTGCTGGACAGTATGGTCAAGTCCGGAAAAGTGTCGCACATCCTGAGTGTTTCTCTGCATGCGAAAATGGTGCTACTCAGTCTGCTCTCGTGCCTGAGGAGAAGCGGAttggcagaagcagaatTCGCCGACGTCGTCGCTCACCACACAGCCGTGTGTAGGATGTACGGCATATCGTCGTTTGGCTCAACAGCGATTGCGCATGAGCCGGCACTCACCGCGCCACTCGCCACACTGTGCTCACTGGGTCTGGTCGTATGTGTAGGTCAGGGTGCAGGAACAGGTAGAGCGGCCGGCTTCGCAAGATTGATGCTGGCATGCCAGGAGGACGAGGTCCGATTGGCGTTCGAACACGACCCGGATCAACGCTTGCGAAAGATGCTCTAGACCATCCCGCCTCGGTCTCGTTTACAATTCACCAGATTCCACATGGTTTCAAAAGCATTAACTTATTCGCATCAAGGCTGTGTCGACTCAACTTGTGCTTGAACTCAGAACACGACACACCAAAGCACACAGgcacaatcatgaattgccaagatcgacttTGGAAAGGAGTTTCGATGACATGCGCGTTGTTCAAATGGCGGGTGGTGAGGGATAAAAGTGTAACATGACAAGTGCACAAGTCTCGCTTTaggtggtggaggcggcggGCTTGAACCTGCTCTGGCGATTGCGAAGGAGACAGTAGTCGCCGTACAGGTTAGCGTTGCCCGGCCACGACGTGGGCAGCCAAAAAGCTCGATGCATGGCAGCGCCAGCCTTACGCGCCAGCGTGGTGAGCAACCGCTCGCGCGGATCCACGACTGCGCGGCTGAATTCGGCATCGAGAAAAGCGCCGCAAAACA
It contains:
- a CDS encoding uncharacterized protein (related to ATO2 - putative transmembrane protein involved in export of ammonia), coding for MSATGHQMTATTPVTSTNANGAASTLHGHTNLTDNANANGNGHHSFDNEKAIAAHQAPTYNGGGVGGNYLSRTLTPGGHYADDDLLAIANSHRKIGNPLPLGVFGFSTTTLLLSLYNVQVQGINIPNAVLGFALTYGGLAQFLAGLWEFASGNTFGATVFCSFGMFWWGYAVLLIPFFGFMGTYNGQPGIYAQGSPYAAEADNAIGLFLWIWFGITTIYLIASTRGSVSLFVLIFLLWVTFIFLGAHAYTGNAHLQTAGGAFGIATGFAGFYLGTASFLSPYNSFFTLPVIPLSKRE
- a CDS encoding origin recognition complex subunit 1 (related to origin recognition protein Orc1p), translating into MPPAITPTYSFQPMDPVPSSEAGASTSHFRAFTRTERPIETVPDSEGEEISSDDEYQDPRLRRPSPSSSQQPVEPEEFHIGDAVYLPSSYQAPLAGVLTHLWTDASEQGKIFGVCRLLHWPEWMSTMAKKRMAGITSRHEIYYTHKATSLTKRRTKTSARSGKEGDTFEAGPSLHDYSFDVDEIIAKVHIHSSHAECAKAIKESSALSAIHPNQSADQTAAPDANTNPNSNAKRRPTKPHTLYKNKSFPTHLFCERAVDPNRELFWRIDWARLIEKGKLGAGWDLHDDSSDVATSEGQGVKDLVEQVQKGSQLASAETVDSPSASRRPPRASASSAAASAIDLDSSKPNRSRATGTPSSIADLNDSAPKRRPGRPRKEDSLSAGVEARKRTYSRKKTNGFASDSDIVSDDSFQSGDEFQVEDNLLVKAMHLDTPESSDNEGSQFSAPLSDAELDDDDNDNCGKTFNLTPRKRKLPKDAPPMTPSKRRVLSTVHSMSLGLASPVKAQATPRSKARLMGLKARSLPHPTLPARPPKLSLLPSQEAQTLSAHDRAKRLLHVGATPDHLPCREDQYEEIMACVEDAVEEGIGGCVYVSGVPGTGKTATVREVIRALTARAERNEMNPFSFVEINGMKLADASQAYTLLWSAISGGQRTSPKTALGLLSSHFARVGAKMSGAAGGAGVGAGPGRAATVVLMDELDQLVTARQDVMYNMFNWPNTRGSRLVVIAVANTMDLPERTLNAKVASRLGMTRITFMPYTDRQLVEIVKSRLGICSQETDDSAVVDKASIDNGCSKVLSLDAITYVGKRVSNVSGDARRMLDVCRRSIELVELQAKVCGSLIPKPVSILDMKSVLDSMVKSGKVSHILSVSLHAKMVLLSLLSCLRRSGLAEAEFADVVAHHTAVCRMYGISSFGSTAIAHEPALTAPLATLCSLGLVVCVGQGAGTGRAAGFARLMLACQEDEVRLAFEHDPDQRLRKML
- a CDS encoding uncharacterized protein (related to branched-chain alpha-ketoacid dehydrogenase kinase, mitochondrial precursor) — encoded protein: MLRARSGAQMLRRRFGSVRNPNVRTLASTSHRSEKRYYPPPEPFVSSVGDSISIESSPFSTFGASPDLLTHYLSLQPAPLTLRQLMAQGGKPGQALTPERLVLSAQHTHRELPIRLARRVGGFRALPFIVGSNPFISRIARLYASSFETLVKFGQIQTQEDNQRFTDVIEDLVSAHAQNIPTLARGFQESRKYMDARQISAFLDAAIHSRIAIRMIAEQHLALSATSNDSGHLAPRSTNHASHHDSYHESAHYRLDPDLPAEGTSKQGHHEYGSPTAVGIIETQLSPARMTRMCAAFVRDLCEGTLGAAPELILEGDLDVTYTGVPVHLEYVMTELLKNSYRATTENYFRSQASGSMPPVIVTIAQSANHVSLRIRDQGAGISPLNLPHVFSYAFTTAGSGSKLEDAEETGGGPYAMQAVGGTGGDALAEMGKMGLASGLGTLAGLGYGLPMARIYAEYWKNGSALDLVSLYGHGCDTFVKLPRHIELSNTVI